The following are encoded together in the Coffea arabica cultivar ET-39 chromosome 1c, Coffea Arabica ET-39 HiFi, whole genome shotgun sequence genome:
- the LOC113738267 gene encoding mannose/glucose-specific lectin isoform X2, with translation MGSVAVVPSFSFGPWGGPGGSPWSYIATDGIKEITLDVGRNIRAISFADAKGFISGTFGGNNPNNIGKEEKITIQWPSEYLTSITGTYGDFNGLLVIYSLSFVTNQKAYGPFGSPSSGQAFSSPPDGNVIVGFHGRSGWYIDAIGIYVQPAPTTSLGPWGGPVGNPWSYIPTDGIKEIIMDVGRNIRAISFADANGFISGKFGGKDPNNIGKEEKITIQWPSEYLTSIKGTFGNFNGDVVIYSLSFITNNKTYGPFGSANSGQAFTASPPAGNVVVGFHGMSGWFIDALGIYVRPRV, from the exons ATG GGGTCTGTGGCAGTGGTACCATCATTTTCGTTTGGACCGTGGGGGGGTCCCGGTGGCAGTCCTTGGAGTTACATAGCCACCGATGGGATAAAGGAGATAACCCTGGATGTAGGGAGAAATATCAGGGCCATTTCATTTGCAGATGCTAAGGGCTTTATTTCTGGCACATTCGGTGGCAACAACCCTAACAATATTGGTAAAGAGGAAAAG ATTACCATCCAATGGCCTTCGGAGTATTTGACGTCTATAACAGGAACCTATGGAGATTTTAATGGACTTCTGGTTATCTACTCCTTATCGTTCGTCACCAATCAGAAAGCATATGGACCTTTTGGGAGCCCCAGCAGTGGTCAGGCTTTCTCCAGCCCCCCGGATGGTAATGTTATTGTTGGATTCCATGGAAGATCTGGCTGGTACATTGATGCTATTGGTATATATGTGCAACCG GCACCAACAACTTCGTTGGGACCGTGGGGGGGTCCCGTCGGAAATCCTTGGAGTTACATACCCACCGATGGGATAAAGGAGATAATCATGGATGTAGGAAGAAATATCAGGGCCATTTCATTTGCAGATGCTAACGGCTTTATTTCTGGCAAATTCGGTGGCAAAGACCCTAACAATATTGGTAAAGAGGAAAAG ATTACCATCCAATGGCCTTCGGAGTATTTGACGTCTATAAAAGGaacctttggaaattttaatggAGATGTGGTTATCTACTCCTTATCGTTCATCACCAATAACAAAACATATGGACCTTTCGGGAGCGCCAACAGTGGTCAGGCTTTCACTGCTAGTCCCCCAGCCGGTAATGTTGTTGTTGGATTCCATGGAATGTCTGGCTGGTTCATTGATGCTCTTGGTATATATGTGCGACCG aGGGTCTAG
- the LOC113738267 gene encoding mannose/glucose-specific lectin isoform X1, protein MGSVAVVPSFSFGPWGGPGGSPWSYIATDGIKEITLDVGRNIRAISFADAKGFISGTFGGNNPNNIGKEEKITIQWPSEYLTSITGTYGDFNGLLVIYSLSFVTNQKAYGPFGSPSSGQAFSSPPDGNVIVGFHGRSGWYIDAIGIYVQPAPTTSLGPWGGPVGNPWSYIPTDGIKEIIMDVGRNIRAISFADANGFISGKFGGKDPNNIGKEEKITIQWPSEYLTSIKGTFGNFNGDVVIYSLSFITNNKTYGPFGSANSGQAFTASPPAGNVVVGFHGMSGWFIDALGIYVRPVINNQMMEINSKLKLLLWV, encoded by the exons ATG GGGTCTGTGGCAGTGGTACCATCATTTTCGTTTGGACCGTGGGGGGGTCCCGGTGGCAGTCCTTGGAGTTACATAGCCACCGATGGGATAAAGGAGATAACCCTGGATGTAGGGAGAAATATCAGGGCCATTTCATTTGCAGATGCTAAGGGCTTTATTTCTGGCACATTCGGTGGCAACAACCCTAACAATATTGGTAAAGAGGAAAAG ATTACCATCCAATGGCCTTCGGAGTATTTGACGTCTATAACAGGAACCTATGGAGATTTTAATGGACTTCTGGTTATCTACTCCTTATCGTTCGTCACCAATCAGAAAGCATATGGACCTTTTGGGAGCCCCAGCAGTGGTCAGGCTTTCTCCAGCCCCCCGGATGGTAATGTTATTGTTGGATTCCATGGAAGATCTGGCTGGTACATTGATGCTATTGGTATATATGTGCAACCG GCACCAACAACTTCGTTGGGACCGTGGGGGGGTCCCGTCGGAAATCCTTGGAGTTACATACCCACCGATGGGATAAAGGAGATAATCATGGATGTAGGAAGAAATATCAGGGCCATTTCATTTGCAGATGCTAACGGCTTTATTTCTGGCAAATTCGGTGGCAAAGACCCTAACAATATTGGTAAAGAGGAAAAG ATTACCATCCAATGGCCTTCGGAGTATTTGACGTCTATAAAAGGaacctttggaaattttaatggAGATGTGGTTATCTACTCCTTATCGTTCATCACCAATAACAAAACATATGGACCTTTCGGGAGCGCCAACAGTGGTCAGGCTTTCACTGCTAGTCCCCCAGCCGGTAATGTTGTTGTTGGATTCCATGGAATGTCTGGCTGGTTCATTGATGCTCTTGGTATATATGTGCGACCG GTTATAAACAATCAGATGATGGAAATAAATTCGAAATTAAAACTACTTTTGTGGGTTTAA